Sequence from the Thunnus maccoyii chromosome 11, fThuMac1.1, whole genome shotgun sequence genome:
AGAATAgctgaagaaaaatacaaacctttcaatttaacaatttatagGGCACACAAAGCATCGATCCcattcataaaacaataaattcatAATTCATGGAGGAACAATCACAGGATCACAATGtgcagtgaaagaaaaaggggcgtaaaatcaaaatattttatgttttcgTGTCGTTTGCAGGTGTTGAAGGACTATGATGTCAGCTCATCCAAGAATTTCTCTGCCTTTGCCTCCTTTGGGTTCCATCCGGTCGGTGCTGGTGTCCCGTGGCTTCCCGCGGGAGCTCAAATCGGCATCCCGGCTAACTTCAACAGCACGGTCGATGACCCGAGCGGGATCACGAACCGCACCATTTTCATCAACGGCAAAACAGTGGAGTGGGACAGCGATACCGGCACCGCACTGAAGGACGCGCTAGTGTTTTCCCTTGAGGCACAGAAATTCGCCATAGCGCGAGAGGTTGCCCGCTTGCAGTCCGGAGGACCGGTTATGAGCGGTGCTGTCGCCCCGGTCTGCCTGGGTGGGGTTTGGGTGTACAGCGTGTTGCTGAAACAGGTTTTTGGGCTGCACGTCGGGCCTGCGCTGTTCCGCGGGGCTGTGAACGTTGTGGCGCTGGGGCTCGGTGCCGTGTCCTACCTTCTCATTTCAGATTCTGTCAGCCAGTGGATTGATTATAACTCAGACCAGCGTGCGGCCGGACTGTCCCGCGATTATGCCAAGGGAGGGTTAGAGTTTTATGATAAGATTCTGTccagaaacaaaacactgcGCTCACTCATGGGGCAGAAGGGAGAAGAGATGTACGCTCCCAGTGGCAACTTGTTTCCTGCTCACCTCCtccagctgaaacacacaccgTACACATCCAGGAGGGAGTGGATCCACGCTATGATGAAAGAGGAGAAGGTTTGAATAGAAACGGGAGGGAGGATGTGTTTAGAGATTAAATGAATGTCTGCAGGCCTCACCTGAACAACTGTAATGATCTACTGTTTTTTCAACAATCTCTGaagactgttaaaaaaatagtgGGGTGGGAGAGTTCCTGtgctttttttaatcaaaaaaaaaaaacctatccaaaggaataaacatatttttttatagaaatatgTAATCCCATGTGTGCTGAATGTTCctttttgttcagtttgatTCACCCTGAAGTGCAGAACTACTCCAATTACAAGACAGTCTTTTTGCAGCCGGTGTGACCGATCATGTATTTATCCAAAGATTTTTGGGATTTAATTCTGGACCCaatgtacaaataaacagttttaaaacttGTTCAGAGCATGAAATATGTTGTTGAATAGACATGAGTGAACAgtgtatgtcttttttttttgtattagtTGTTGCAATGACGATTTGTTGGTGGTGAACAACATTGCAAATGACTGAGTTTAAGAGGTAgtttcacccaaattacaaaaaaaaaacacacagctcctTAGTTTCTTGACATGCAAATATTATCTGTGAGATTTTTGCCTCCACCCCAAAATGATGAAGAAACAGTGTTCCAGTTAGTCTGAATAATCCTCTTACTTTACTGTGAACGCTTTTCTTATTGGAAATACTTTTCACAAAAGAAGTAGTCCTTATGAAAAGCTTTGACAGTGTGTTGCGTGAACTATCCCGAGTTTCTGGAAGGCctgcttttgctttttaaaatttgcttttcaatttttgaaaatgaaagttttcaTATTTCAAGTGGAGAAACCTTGCATTTCCGAAAATCTATAGTGAAACACCACAATACAGGATAATCATTCAACACCGCTGAGGTTTTCTGTTATAGATCTTCAGCATGGACACACATTTTCATCCAAACTCGTGGGTTTGCTCTCCATTTTTAACTGTTTGGCTGCTCAGCTGGATGCTTCTTTCTACCTCCTGCAGTGAAATGTCAACTCCTGAAGCACCATGAACCTCATGTACAGTAACTTAAGCTGTGTCACCACTGAATGAAAGGCAGGAAAAGCCTTTATCCAGAAAAATATGTTGGATTATTGTAGAATGGATTAGCACTTATAagcactgtatgtgttttggtGTGTAAACATGGAAATGTGACCAATTAACCTTTCCATAAGGCAGTTGTATGTAATATCCATATGTCCAAAGGAAGCCATTATAATGTGAAACTGGTTAATGCAGTATTCTCCCAGTACATCTACATAAAAgctccatctttctctttttccctgtGCTCTTTTTTTCTAGTCCTTTATGCGTCCTTAATGAATAACATGTAATTGTGCTCACAAACAATTATCGACAGTGTTCCTTTATGCCTCTCAGGTCAAGAAAATAACCTTTGAGACGAGTAACGCTCTTAAGTACCCACACATCATTTGCATGACCCTAGCTAATTTGTTAAATGATAATAATCTTAATATCCATATTATTGGGACTCGGTACTCATCATATAGCACTCAGGTTCCCTAAGGTCATCTTGCCTGCATATTAACAAGGTTCAGATGTGgtgttttaattacatttccaGTCTTGTGCCCTGTGGACTGAACTAAATATAGAAGCATGCAATTAATAGTGTTGCAGATAGACATACACTGACgcttttttacattgttgtccTTAGGTGGACCGAACCGCATAAGTagctacaaaaagaaaaatccagaGATGTGCTGTTTTTTCTCCATTGGGTGGATGAAATTGAAGTGAGAGGGTGCATATTGTGATGAAATCTGGATATAGAGAGcataaagacaagaaaaactgATACAGGAACAGTTCTTAATCAGGACAGATTAGGTTGAGTGTCCTTTAAAGTAAAGCAAGCATCCTGTCTGCATTGTTGCCCTTGAGCAAGATGATGAATTTGTTCCAGTTCCATGGTTATTTAGTCAATTGTGGGTGTTTGACACTCTATTTCTTTGTATTAAGAAATGCTTTCCCCAAAAACAGGAACtgtatatttttagttttatcaAAATAATCCCCTTATCATCAGGtgaaactatttttaaaaagataaaatcaggtgttttcaaatgtaaagatggaaaaaaaaaaatcttgcacaTACACAACTGTTGAGCAAAGTTCCTGTCAaacataagagaaaaaaaaagctttgactGAATCATTCGGTCTACTTCATCATTTCCCCAACTACAAAGTTGCTTTTGGATAAGCACATCGATAATACTGTCTCTCATTGTCTTGTTCTCACCACTACGCTTCATCTGCTTACTTCATTGTAGCTATTCAGAGCCAACAGTACAATGGCCCATTGTTTGTTGCATTGTagactgtttcttttttgtacCACTTGAGGTCAGTACAGCCCACATTACCACTCTTACAATTGGTTACAATCTTCcttttacagtatgtatgaatGACAAGGCTGCAGATTCATTTTGGTCTGAATGGACAGGCTTGGACTCAAAGTgaaagagaacaagaaaaagtaattttcataattacattcattcatttcacgCAATGATATTCATTCTGAAGTTAAGACGAGAGTTAAGAGTAAGGATGGAGCTCTCTctctaaaaaaaagaattgcaTTAAATTACAGTATCATAAATCCCCACTGCTAATGCCCTGTCTGCAGACACTGTAGAAAATAAACTTGAGAaagcagattttcttttgtatttcGGTGGccttttttaatgttaaatttaatttttaagaGTGTATTATATCCATTACGCAACACATTTGACCAATACAGTAAAGAAAGCATATTCAAATACATTAAAGGTATACAGATGGTATAGATTTTGCAATATATACCAAAATAGATGCAATACAGCACCTACTTTTCTTCAGTCAGATGGCCAGTATGTACAgtagaaaataactgacagctATGGTAATGTTACTTTTCACAGTtgatgaaaaactgaaataattacTACATTctgcaatataaatatattctaCAAGTGCTGAACCATAATTCAGTACACACAGTATCCAGTTTTCAGTAGATATTAAAATGAGGATAACTAACTCTTGATGTCAGTTTAATGTGATCACATGGTGGAAATATTTTGAAAGCAGCatttgatttacacacacacacacacacacacacacacacacacacacacacacacacacacacacacattacatttaTGTGTTGATCATAAATGTAGGAGCAACAGATTACAGTTTTGGAGCAGCTCTACCTGGGTGCGCTCAAAAACAAACAGCGCGCCTCCCGCTCTCTGGCCCCGCCCCTGCGCGCTCGGTTTGCGCCATTACGTCACTATGCTGAACGCTACTGTGCTGCAAGGCAGGCAGCGAGCAAAGCAGCTGCAGTGAGACCGGGAGCGCTGACAACAACGAACAGGCTCATGTTGGGAAAGTCAGAAACGCAACATTTGCCTTCTCTATGACTTAATGTCCAAAATAGTTCACTTCTAACCTTTTTTTGGCGATCATACTTTCTTTATTTTGACGCATGCGTGGGATTATATTTCTTATTCTCTCGACCTGAAATGACTGCTAGTCGCCGTGTCTAGCCAATGGTTACTGCGGGGGCTCCTGTCTTGTGGATTATCCGTCGTCGCCGAGGCAGTCGCATGGTCGAGCCCGGTGGAGGCCCCGCTCTGCTGGATGGATGTGTGTGAATCAGCGGCGGACTCCGAGtactgatgaagactgtgataatgATGATGCTTGGGTTTCATCGGCAGCGGGTGAACTGATCTTGAATGTTCGGGCTATATCGCCCCTACACATACCATTTCCTCACAAGGCAAAAATTATATTCCTTAAAAACTGGACGCCCCTGGAGCAGTTTATGACGGTAAGAAAATACACTCTTTCACAGGCCaccagcttttttttccttcttacaGCCAGCTgacgttagctagctagcttagtGCTGTCACTTTTATCCAAGTTGCTACCCGCACGGCCAAAATGGCTAATATTGCGAAATAACATTGGGATAACGCTGCTCCAAATGGCCTGTTTTGTCATTACACTTGTCTCTGTTTGAATGGGATCtcacaaaaagaaacagaaagccataatatacattttattctaTAACCTTTATCGCCAGTGGTTGGTGTAGCCTGCTTGTTTGCTAACGCTAACTGTTTCGTAGCCCATTCAATACCTCGCAGTTTACTTTTACGTAGCTGCCGAAACAGTAGCTAACCTAACCAAGTGTGCGCAGTATTGGCATGCATTGAAAAGATTTATTGAATTCATGAAACTttgttcagcttttttttttttttgcaggagtCGACATGTAGCTATATTTAGTTAAACAGGCCGTTAAGAGCTCATTCATTTGCACAGTGCACAATAAGCCCTTTAATGACAGTTGACGTTCAATGGGACGAGCGCGGCGGCAGTTAAATGCCTTCAAAGATGACATTCCTTTATCATAAGCGATAGCAGTTAACGggtgattattgattatttcttTGTCGTGTTTCAACGCAAGTGTTGTTTAACTGAGCTTTAGTACACAGCGAGCGCTTAGCGGTGCATCGATGAAGCAGAAAAAACCCGTTTCAGACCCTTAAAAATATAACCGATGTGGGGTTTTCATTCATTGCGACATCGTTGTTGACGCACCGCTTGTTACAACTGCTCTCATGTACGTGTCACATCCTAGAAATGTCACACCGGAGGCCCTGTATAACTGTAGGTAAGCTGCTTATCGCGACCCTGCTTTAAGTAGCCCCGTGCATCATTAATTGTTCATAATAATTGATTGGAAAGAGAGCTCGTGTTTGCTGACAGAAAAAAGCTGTTGACTGTGTGGTGTTAAGTAATGGATGTGAGGGTTAGCTGTGGTGAGGCGTCCTCCTTTTTTTCGATGACGTAATCCTCCACCATCCGTGCCACATCTTTTGGGTCGCAGTCGgttcctctgctgctgccgctgctcaGATCATATGGACCCTGCTCTACCCTGTTTCTCCAGCCCCCCCTCCCCTACCATCTATGTCTCTTTCGTGTCTATTTGAAGAAAGAATCATGCTTTGTATTGTCTGAATGGGATTTGAGTTTGTTAGAGGCTGCAAAGGGAGGGATTATGAATGAAATCTAGTAGTTGGGATCGTTTTTTTTCACGTATTCCCCCAAAATCAGCAGCTCCAAAAGTGTATCAGTGAAGCAGGCACCTGAAGCCCCCCTATATGCACCTAACCCCCTGATGACATACTGTGtgtatacactcactgagcaccTTGTGTTCCTAATGTTTaataggaacacttttcaataaaatgcactccagtacaccaccaccaccacccgcTACGACCcctataataaatataaagaagaattatcacctttctgacaatgtcaacaaaaactgaaactgtataagcttcgtaaaagtagaatttatggcagagctgttgcattagattgcacaggtgttcctaataatgTGCATATCAGTATGATTTTCACTGATGAGTATTCATttctgatggaaaaaaaaaattgcagatAGGAGtccaaaaaaaatgtgtgtctttAGTTGGTTGGTCTTGACCTGAATACGTTTGGGAATCCCTGTCACAGGCGGATGGTTGGTTGCTGAAGCTGAACTACTTATCTTGGGAATTAggcctgccatgttgcacattttttatttggGGCACCATTCTAGTCTGTTGATTGCCaccatattatatattaaagcTGTGTTAGTAAGGATTATTTTGCATTCTGTAAAGCACTTGTTTTTAGGCTTGTTACTCATGTGAATGATATGTAACTTGACGGCTCACTGACACCAGTCTTGATGAAATGTTAAGCGATTATTTACAGTGAGATACACTCTTCAGAGCTTGGTTAAAGTTAGGTGCATTATTGTCAACAGTCCCTCGCTTGTTTGATCATGAGGAATAGATTAAAGATTTTAACTTGGTTCCAGGTAATTTCATCCTTTTAATCACATGATTTCCTCTACATTTATATTCATCTGGCCTacctattttttgtttttacacaccTACTGATAGTGTCTAGCATCAGTGTATTTGCTGGTTGTTATTGGCtct
This genomic interval carries:
- the tmem177 gene encoding transmembrane protein 177 — encoded protein: MASRFLKFSVLLQKYRTPILIASCGGVFAANMFYHVFPDLSYRQLYQAWNKGEPVALSEKLEDVFQQVLKDYDVSSSKNFSAFASFGFHPVGAGVPWLPAGAQIGIPANFNSTVDDPSGITNRTIFINGKTVEWDSDTGTALKDALVFSLEAQKFAIAREVARLQSGGPVMSGAVAPVCLGGVWVYSVLLKQVFGLHVGPALFRGAVNVVALGLGAVSYLLISDSVSQWIDYNSDQRAAGLSRDYAKGGLEFYDKILSRNKTLRSLMGQKGEEMYAPSGNLFPAHLLQLKHTPYTSRREWIHAMMKEEKV